The following are from one region of the Capsicum annuum cultivar UCD-10X-F1 chromosome 1, UCD10Xv1.1, whole genome shotgun sequence genome:
- the LOC107839136 gene encoding ADP,ATP carrier protein 1, mitochondrial, with amino-acid sequence MTIDQPRYPSVAHKVAGNFMVRSTQNRDLLAYQRQYKYGNQTKPWLHRCEGKYDMPMVSSYSSPVFVQAPAEKGFSSFAVDFLMGGVSAAVSKTAAAPIERVKLLIQNQDEMIKAGRLSKPYSGIGECFSRTMKDEGVMSLWRGNTANVIRYFPTQALNFAFKDYFKRLFNFKKDRDGYWKWFAGNLASGGAAGASSLFFVYSLDYARTRLANDAKAAKGGGERQFNGMVDVYKKTLASDGVAGLYRGFNISCVGIIVYRGLYFGLYDSLKPVVLTGSLQDNFLASFALGWLITNGAGLASYPIDTVRRRMMMTSGEVVKYKSSMDAFTQIMKNEGAKSLFKGAGANILRAIAGAGVLSGYDALQLLVLGKKYGSGGA; translated from the exons ATGACGATTGATCAGCCACGGTACCCCTCTGTCGCTCATAAGGTAGCTGGCAACTTCATGGTTAGATCTACCCAAAACCGAGATCTTCTGGCATACCAAAGGcaatataaatatggaaatcaGACTAAGCCCTGGTTGCATCGATGTGAAGGGAAATATGACATGCCGATGGTTTCATCCTACTCATCACCAGTTTTTGTCCAAGCTCCTGCAGAGAAGGGGTTTTCCAGTTTTGCAGTTGATTTTCTTATGGGTGGTGTCTCAGCTGCAGTCTCGAAGACAGCAGCTGCTCCAATTGAGCGCGTGAAACTCTTGATCCAAAACCAGGATGAGATGATCAAGGCTGGGAGGTTATCGAAACCATACAGTGGCATAGGTGAATGTTTTAGCCGAACAATGAAAGACGAAGGAGTTATGTCTTTGTGGAGAGGCAACACAGCAAACGTTATTCGTTATTTCCCAACTCAG GCCTTGAATTTTGCGTTTAAGGATTACTTCAAGAGGCTTTTTAACTTCAAAAAGGACAGAGACGGTTACTGGAAATGGTTCGCTGGCAACCTTGCATCAGGAGGTGCAGCCGGTGCATCTTCCCTTTTCTTTGTCTATTCTCTTGACTATGCCCGAACAAGGCTAGCAAATGATGCTAAGGCTGCAAAAGGGGGAGGGGAACGACAGTTCAATGGCATGGTTGATGTTTACAAGAAGACATTAGCATCTGATGGAGTTGCTGGACTTTACCGTGGATTTAATATTTCATGTGTTGGGATCATTGTGTACCGCGGTCTCTACTTTGGTTTATATGATTCTTTGAAGCCTGTTGTCCTCACTGGGTCGCTACAG GATAACTTCTTGGCTAGCTTTGCACTAGGGTGGTTAATCACAAATGGTGCTGGACTTGCATCCTATCCGATTGACACTGTTCGTAGGAGAATGATGATGACATCTGGTGAAGTAGTGAAATACAAAAGCTCAATGGATGCTTTTACTCAAATCATGAAGAATGAGGGTGCAAAGTCTCTCTTCAAGGGTGCTGGCGCAAACATTCTTCGTGCTATTGCTGGCGCTGGCGTCCTTTCTGGCTACGACGCACTCCAGTTACTTGTACTCGGAAAGAAGTATGGTTCTGGTGGCGCTTAA